From Haliotis asinina isolate JCU_RB_2024 chromosome 8, JCU_Hal_asi_v2, whole genome shotgun sequence, a single genomic window includes:
- the LOC137294381 gene encoding uncharacterized protein — protein MLDIPTHLLQALSVDTNITYDLDISKFPGLDDPQQMYQPALLIATDWSDYVYPDAQSVPNDTDNTTSSYDSDNAFVDDLYFLIETSQEFFTDVNSSDIMDDQIFQFLVDDVFADIDPASECLDDKLTLDDKVTIPKEHLSPFVSCIRGQKRRRNDDIESRSASKKPKLAEGPTLQFPTMVSVCSRSNVCELVRHS, from the exons ATGTTGGACATACCTACCCATCTTCTTCAGGCTCTCAGTGTCGACACCAATATCACCTACGATCTGGATATATCAAAGTTCCCAGGTTTGGACGACCCACAACAGATGTACCAACCAGCTCTGTTGATAGCCACTGACTGGAGCGACTACGTCTATCCTGACGCACAGAGCGTCCCAAATGACACAGATAATACCACAAGTTCATACGACTCAGacaatgcatttgtggatgacTTGTATTTCCTAATAG AAACAAGCCAGGAGTTCTTCACTGATGTCAACAGCAGCGATATAATGGACGACCAGATTTTCCAGTTTCTAGTGGATGACGTCTTTGCAGACATCGACCCAGCTTCAGAGTGTCTTGATGACAAACTCACTTTGGACGACAAAGTTACGATCCCAAAAGAACACTTATCTCCCTTTGTATCATGTATCAGAGGACAAAAACGCCGCCGAAATGATGACATCGAAAGCAGATCTGCAAGCAAAAAACCCAAACTGGCGGAGGGACCGACTCTTCAATTTCCAACCATGGTTTCTGTTTGTTCAAGGTCTAACGTGTGTGAACTCGTGAGGCATTCCTAG